One genomic window of Hymenobacter sp. J193 includes the following:
- a CDS encoding S9 family peptidase: protein MKRLLFAGLLLPLAAAAQSSAVYTPELLWKLGRLGEMQVSPDRKTVAYTVTRYSLADNKGNTDIWTVPVAGGPARQLTTTPGSESTLNWRPDGKLTFLSSEGGSEQLYVMNADGSGKQLLSQFPETGVANLKYAPTGKFILYTQDVKTGKSVQDWFPDLPKADAKIIDDLNYRHWNQWDDLHVGHVFFQPVGDDGKPTGYGKDVMAGEKFDAPLQPFGGNEQLAFSPDGYQLAYTSRKLTGKAEAESTNSDIYLYDVRTGQTQNLSQGLGGYDTEPAFSPDGSKVAWLSMATPGFESDRNGIVVYDFKTKKRADITAGSEQAAANIRWSADGKTIYFVSVLEGTEQLFFIASKGGKIKQLTKGVHNYNAFELAGKDVAIANKTTQAQPADLVRIDLKTGRETPLTRINEQELAGVKTSRTEARWVKTTDGKQMQVYVIYPPDFDPSKKYPALLYCQGGPQSPITQAFSYRWNFQLLAANGYIVVAPNRRGLPGFGTEWNNSISGDWGGQPIRDYLSAIDAVSAEPYVDKARLGCVGASYGGYSVYLLAGKHEGRFKTFIAHCGLYNLTSWYPSTEEMFFAKQDIGAAPWETPQHKSYTEFNPQLFAKNWDTPILVIHGGKDFRVPEGQGMEAFGTAQLRGIPSRFLYFPNEGHWISKPQNSVLWNRVFFEWLSRTLRPEVPAAK from the coding sequence GTGAAAAGACTTCTTTTTGCCGGACTGCTGCTGCCATTGGCCGCCGCTGCCCAATCTTCCGCTGTTTATACGCCCGAGCTGCTCTGGAAACTGGGCCGCCTGGGCGAAATGCAGGTGTCGCCGGACCGCAAAACGGTGGCCTACACCGTGACGCGCTACTCCCTGGCCGACAACAAAGGCAACACCGACATCTGGACGGTGCCCGTAGCGGGCGGCCCGGCCCGGCAGCTCACCACCACGCCCGGCTCCGAAAGCACCCTGAACTGGCGGCCCGATGGCAAGCTCACCTTCCTGAGCAGTGAAGGCGGCTCGGAGCAGCTTTACGTGATGAATGCCGACGGCTCGGGCAAGCAGCTGCTGAGTCAGTTCCCCGAGACGGGCGTGGCCAACCTGAAGTATGCACCCACCGGCAAGTTCATTTTGTACACCCAGGACGTGAAAACCGGCAAATCGGTGCAGGACTGGTTTCCCGATCTGCCCAAGGCCGACGCCAAAATCATTGACGATCTAAACTACCGCCACTGGAACCAGTGGGATGACCTGCACGTGGGCCACGTGTTCTTCCAGCCCGTGGGCGACGACGGCAAGCCCACCGGCTACGGCAAGGACGTGATGGCCGGGGAGAAATTCGATGCACCCCTGCAGCCCTTCGGCGGCAACGAGCAGCTGGCTTTTTCGCCCGACGGCTACCAGCTGGCGTACACCTCGCGCAAGCTCACGGGCAAAGCCGAGGCCGAAAGCACTAACTCCGACATCTACCTCTACGACGTGCGCACCGGCCAGACCCAGAACCTGAGCCAGGGGCTGGGCGGCTACGACACCGAGCCCGCCTTCTCCCCCGACGGCTCAAAAGTGGCCTGGCTGAGCATGGCCACGCCCGGCTTCGAGTCGGACCGCAACGGCATTGTGGTGTATGACTTCAAGACGAAGAAGCGTGCGGACATAACGGCCGGCTCGGAGCAGGCCGCTGCCAACATCCGCTGGAGCGCCGATGGCAAAACCATCTACTTCGTGAGCGTGCTGGAAGGCACCGAGCAGCTGTTTTTCATTGCCAGCAAGGGCGGCAAAATCAAGCAGCTGACCAAAGGCGTCCACAATTACAACGCCTTTGAGCTGGCTGGTAAGGATGTAGCCATTGCCAACAAAACCACCCAGGCCCAGCCCGCCGACCTTGTGCGCATCGACCTGAAAACGGGCCGCGAAACGCCCCTGACGCGCATCAACGAGCAGGAGCTGGCCGGGGTGAAAACCAGCCGCACGGAAGCCCGCTGGGTGAAAACCACCGACGGCAAGCAGATGCAGGTGTACGTCATCTACCCGCCCGACTTCGACCCCAGCAAGAAATACCCGGCCCTGCTCTACTGCCAGGGCGGCCCGCAGAGCCCCATCACGCAGGCGTTTTCCTACCGCTGGAACTTCCAGCTGCTGGCTGCCAACGGCTACATTGTGGTGGCGCCCAACCGGCGCGGCCTGCCCGGCTTCGGCACGGAGTGGAACAACAGCATCTCCGGCGACTGGGGCGGCCAGCCCATCCGCGACTACCTCTCCGCCATTGATGCCGTGAGTGCCGAGCCCTACGTAGACAAGGCCCGCCTGGGCTGCGTGGGCGCCTCCTACGGCGGCTACTCGGTGTATCTGCTGGCCGGCAAGCACGAAGGGCGCTTCAAAACCTTCATTGCCCACTGCGGCCTCTACAACCTCACAAGCTGGTACCCCAGCACCGAGGAAATGTTTTTTGCCAAGCAGGACATCGGGGCCGCGCCCTGGGAAACACCCCAGCACAAAAGCTACACCGAGTTCAACCCGCAGCTGTTTGCGAAGAACTGGGATACGCCCATCCTCGTCATCCACGGCGGCAAGGACTTTCGGGTGCCCGAGGGCCAGGGCATGGAAGCCTTCGGCACGGCGCAGCTGCGCGGTATCCCAAGCCGGTTCCTCTACTTTCCCAACGAAGGCCACTGGATCAGCAAGCCTCAGAACTCGGTGCTTTGGAACCGGGTGTTCTTTGAGTGGCTGAGCCGCACGCTCCGGCCCGAGGTGCCGGCCGCAAAGTAG
- a CDS encoding alpha-amylase family glycosyl hydrolase encodes MKHLLLLFALLAGGLSAYATKLTLRVDMRQQTVAAGGVHVAGTFQSKAGFPADWDPATTALTDADGDKIYEVTVDVPAGTYRYKFINGNSWASAEPVPAGCGQDDGGGNLNREVTVGTTALRLPAIAFNGCATVLRFSVNMKGQTVAKTGVHVAGNFQALAGYGADWDPAATPLADLNKDGIYEGEVLLPAPGLFQFKFINGTTWAEAEPVPAECGTNDGTGNLNRTISATADVNTTGTLCYASCASCGALPTEYTTHWWNDAVFYEIFVRSFYDSNGDGKGDFKGLTAKLDYLNDGDPNTTTDLGITGIWLMPMMESPSYHGYDVTNYKATEPDYGTMADFEAFLAAAHARGIKVIIDLVLNHSSDQHPWFTQAAANTTNSYRDWYRWSATNPGYSGPWGQTVWYPKNSSYYYGLFWSGMPDLNWSNADLKNSMWDATRFWLNKDVDGYRLDAVKYLDEDDRQMEDTPETFQLLEEFNDVVKGTKADAFTIGEAWSATPKVVPYVTNDRLDACFEFDLGSAIINGLNAGSAAGIKSQLQLVDQSYPKLQYGTFLSNHDQERVLETLKNDVARMKQAAALYLTMPGVPFLYYGEEVGMLGTGADENKRKPMQWTAGANGGFTTGTPWRGLNANYTQANVATMQADPASLLNHYKKLIGLRNASAPLRKGYLLPLTTTATSLLGYARVYEREAVLVLANLGSAALTPAAPTLAVSSLSAGSYTVTDMASGQAVGSVSLDTRGGFSSWSVNLTSLGANQTWLLQFSPARATANATGRNALALQLYPNPASAQVRLELAAPAAARSQLTVYDLSGRQLHQATIVGRHHTLVTDAWANGTYFLRVASGSSVSVQRLVVTH; translated from the coding sequence ATGAAACACTTACTACTGTTGTTTGCCTTGCTGGCCGGCGGCCTCAGCGCCTACGCCACCAAGCTCACGCTTCGGGTTGATATGCGCCAGCAGACGGTTGCGGCCGGCGGCGTACACGTGGCCGGCACGTTCCAGAGCAAAGCCGGCTTCCCGGCCGACTGGGACCCGGCCACCACGGCCCTGACGGATGCCGACGGCGACAAAATCTACGAAGTGACGGTGGATGTGCCGGCCGGCACCTACCGCTACAAGTTCATCAACGGCAACTCCTGGGCCAGCGCTGAGCCCGTGCCTGCCGGCTGCGGGCAGGACGACGGCGGCGGCAACCTCAACCGCGAGGTAACCGTGGGCACCACCGCACTGCGCCTGCCCGCCATTGCCTTCAACGGCTGCGCTACCGTGCTGCGCTTTTCGGTGAATATGAAGGGCCAGACTGTGGCCAAAACGGGCGTCCACGTGGCCGGCAACTTCCAGGCCCTGGCCGGCTACGGCGCCGACTGGGACCCGGCCGCTACGCCCCTTGCGGATCTGAACAAGGACGGCATCTACGAGGGTGAGGTGCTGCTGCCCGCTCCGGGCCTGTTTCAGTTCAAGTTCATCAACGGCACCACCTGGGCCGAGGCCGAACCCGTGCCGGCCGAATGCGGCACCAATGACGGCACCGGCAACCTCAATCGCACCATCAGCGCCACAGCCGACGTGAATACCACCGGCACGCTCTGCTACGCCTCCTGCGCCAGCTGCGGTGCCCTGCCTACCGAGTATACCACCCACTGGTGGAATGACGCCGTGTTCTACGAAATCTTCGTGCGCAGCTTCTACGACAGCAATGGCGACGGTAAAGGCGACTTCAAAGGCCTCACCGCCAAGCTCGACTACCTCAACGACGGCGACCCAAATACGACTACCGACCTGGGCATCACCGGCATCTGGCTGATGCCCATGATGGAGTCGCCGAGCTACCACGGCTACGATGTGACCAACTATAAGGCCACCGAGCCTGATTACGGCACCATGGCCGATTTCGAGGCGTTTCTGGCGGCCGCCCACGCCCGCGGCATCAAGGTCATCATCGACCTGGTACTTAATCATTCTTCCGACCAGCACCCGTGGTTTACGCAGGCGGCAGCCAACACCACCAACTCCTACCGCGACTGGTACCGCTGGTCGGCCACCAACCCTGGCTACTCCGGCCCCTGGGGGCAGACGGTATGGTATCCCAAAAACAGCAGCTACTACTACGGCTTGTTCTGGAGCGGGATGCCCGACCTGAACTGGAGCAACGCCGACCTGAAAAACAGCATGTGGGACGCTACCCGCTTCTGGCTGAACAAGGACGTGGACGGCTACCGCCTCGACGCGGTGAAATACCTCGACGAGGACGACCGGCAGATGGAAGACACCCCGGAAACCTTCCAGCTCCTGGAGGAATTCAACGACGTGGTGAAGGGCACTAAAGCCGATGCATTTACGATAGGCGAGGCCTGGTCGGCCACGCCGAAAGTAGTGCCCTACGTGACCAACGACCGGCTGGATGCCTGCTTTGAGTTTGACCTGGGCTCAGCCATTATCAATGGCCTGAACGCAGGCAGTGCGGCCGGCATCAAAAGCCAGCTACAGCTCGTGGACCAAAGCTACCCCAAGCTCCAGTACGGCACGTTCCTTTCCAACCACGACCAGGAGCGGGTACTTGAAACCCTTAAAAACGACGTAGCCCGTATGAAGCAGGCGGCGGCGCTCTATCTCACCATGCCCGGCGTGCCGTTTCTGTACTACGGCGAGGAAGTGGGCATGCTGGGCACCGGTGCCGACGAAAACAAGCGCAAGCCCATGCAGTGGACGGCCGGCGCCAACGGGGGCTTTACGACGGGCACGCCCTGGCGCGGCCTCAATGCCAACTACACCCAAGCCAACGTAGCCACCATGCAGGCTGACCCGGCTTCGCTGCTCAACCACTACAAAAAGCTGATCGGCCTGCGCAATGCTTCGGCCCCGCTGCGCAAAGGCTACCTGCTGCCCCTTACCACCACGGCTACTTCCTTGCTGGGCTATGCCCGTGTGTATGAGCGCGAAGCCGTGCTGGTGTTGGCCAACCTGGGCAGTGCGGCCCTCACGCCCGCCGCACCTACCCTTGCTGTGTCGTCGTTGTCGGCCGGCAGCTATACGGTTACTGATATGGCTTCCGGGCAGGCCGTGGGCAGTGTTTCACTCGATACGCGGGGCGGGTTCAGCAGCTGGTCGGTAAATCTGACTTCGCTGGGGGCCAACCAGACGTGGCTGCTGCAGTTCAGCCCGGCCCGGGCCACGGCCAACGCTACCGGCCGCAACGCGCTGGCCTTGCAGCTCTATCCCAACCCGGCCAGCGCGCAGGTACGGCTGGAACTGGCCGCGCCCGCAGCTGCCCGCAGCCAGCTGACGGTGTACGACCTGAGCGGCCGTCAGCTACACCAGGCCACCATCGTGGGCCGGCACCATACACTGGTTACCGATGCCTGGGCGAATGGCACGTACTTCCTGCGCGTGGCGTCCGGCAGCAGCGTTTCGGTGCAGCGCCTGGTAGTAACTCATTAA
- a CDS encoding YeiH family protein: protein MPAKASVNPHLSLPELLKNLQDALRQPRPLGAWMLTGQQVLFFLALLVCLSPAGSPPLALVLGLLVALVVGNPFPAQSKRYTTRLLQWSVIGLGFGLNAQQALQAGQEGLVFSVASICGTLLLGWLLGRWLGIDGRISHLIASGTAICGGSAIAAVGPVLRAGEGQMSVALGTVFILNSVALFLFPAVGHALQLSQHQFGLWAAIAIHDTSSVVGAASQYGDEALRIATTVKLARALWIIPVALGTALLFKTPGAKVALPWFILGFVGAMLLNTYVPALQPVAPVVVALAKVGLTLTLFLIGAGLSGTVLRSVGFRPFVQGVLLWAVVSSVSLWAILEMVKL, encoded by the coding sequence ATGCCCGCCAAAGCTTCTGTCAACCCCCACCTTTCCCTACCCGAGCTACTCAAAAACCTGCAGGATGCCTTACGCCAGCCCCGGCCGTTAGGCGCCTGGATGCTTACGGGCCAGCAGGTTCTGTTTTTCCTGGCTTTGTTGGTTTGCCTGTCGCCGGCCGGCTCCCCGCCGCTGGCTTTGGTGTTGGGGCTGCTGGTTGCGCTGGTAGTTGGCAACCCGTTTCCGGCCCAGAGCAAACGCTACACCACACGGCTGCTGCAGTGGTCAGTTATCGGACTGGGGTTCGGGCTGAACGCGCAGCAGGCTTTGCAGGCCGGCCAGGAAGGGCTGGTGTTTTCGGTGGCTTCCATCTGCGGCACGCTGCTGCTGGGCTGGCTGCTGGGCCGCTGGCTGGGCATCGACGGGCGTATTTCCCACCTTATTGCCAGCGGTACCGCCATTTGTGGCGGCAGTGCCATTGCGGCGGTGGGCCCGGTGCTGCGCGCTGGCGAAGGGCAGATGTCGGTGGCCCTGGGCACGGTGTTCATCCTGAATTCGGTGGCGCTGTTTCTGTTTCCGGCCGTGGGCCATGCCCTGCAGCTCAGCCAGCACCAGTTTGGCCTCTGGGCCGCCATTGCCATTCACGACACCAGCTCCGTAGTAGGCGCCGCCAGCCAGTACGGCGACGAAGCCCTGCGCATTGCTACCACCGTGAAGCTGGCCCGCGCCCTCTGGATTATTCCGGTAGCGCTGGGCACGGCCCTGTTGTTCAAAACGCCCGGCGCGAAAGTAGCGCTGCCCTGGTTTATCTTGGGCTTTGTGGGCGCTATGCTGCTCAATACCTATGTGCCCGCGCTGCAGCCCGTAGCTCCGGTTGTGGTGGCCCTGGCCAAAGTGGGCCTCACCCTGACCTTGTTTCTGATTGGGGCCGGGTTATCCGGCACGGTGCTGCGCTCCGTCGGGTTCCGGCCCTTTGTGCAGGGTGTATTGCTGTGGGCGGTGGTTTCCAGCGTTTCACTTTGGGCTATCCTGGAAATGGTGAAGTTGTGA
- a CDS encoding LysR substrate-binding domain-containing protein encodes MPDFRLRVFQTVARHLSFTKAAQELYITQPAVTKHIRELERTYGQRLFERRAGRVTLTEAGRLLLQHAASVESLHQQLTDQLYALHDEAAGRLRLGASTTLAQYVLPPILPAFQRRYPQVQLTLLNGNSEQIAEALLHGHLDLGFVEGQAHTRDLHYELLLEDELLPVQRATAAGPPAAPVALAELLRHPLVLRERGSGTLEVLEFALREQGLKFTDFAVALYLDNTEAIKSYLEAAPDCLGFVSQRALAKELRAGLLEIVPIAGVRLTRRFESVWVQGQQLGTPAQRFLRFAANTLSKSAS; translated from the coding sequence ATGCCCGATTTTCGTTTGCGCGTTTTCCAGACGGTGGCCCGGCACCTGAGCTTCACCAAGGCCGCTCAGGAGCTGTACATCACCCAGCCTGCCGTCACCAAGCACATCCGGGAGCTGGAGCGCACCTATGGGCAGCGGCTGTTTGAGCGCCGGGCGGGGCGCGTCACACTCACGGAGGCCGGCCGCCTGCTGCTGCAACACGCCGCGTCCGTAGAGAGCCTCCACCAGCAACTCACCGATCAGCTCTACGCCCTCCACGACGAAGCCGCCGGCCGCCTGCGCCTAGGCGCCAGCACCACCCTGGCCCAGTACGTGCTGCCACCCATTCTGCCCGCTTTCCAGCGCCGCTACCCGCAAGTGCAGCTTACGCTGCTCAACGGCAACTCCGAGCAGATTGCTGAGGCGCTGCTGCACGGCCACCTGGATCTGGGCTTTGTGGAGGGGCAGGCCCACACCCGCGACCTGCACTATGAGCTGCTGCTGGAAGATGAGCTGCTGCCCGTGCAACGCGCTACGGCTGCTGGACCGCCCGCCGCGCCGGTCGCCCTGGCGGAACTGCTCCGGCACCCGCTGGTGCTGCGGGAACGGGGCTCGGGCACGCTGGAAGTGCTGGAGTTTGCCCTGCGCGAGCAAGGTCTCAAGTTTACCGACTTTGCCGTAGCTCTTTACCTCGACAACACCGAAGCCATCAAGTCCTACCTCGAAGCTGCCCCCGACTGTCTGGGGTTTGTGTCGCAGCGGGCGTTGGCGAAGGAGCTGCGCGCGGGGCTGCTGGAAATAGTGCCCATTGCGGGCGTGCGGCTCACGCGTCGTTTCGAGTCGGTGTGGGTGCAGGGACAGCAGCTGGGTACGCCAGCGCAACGGTTTCTGCGCTTTGCGGCCAATACGCTGAGCAAGTCAGCTAGCTAG
- a CDS encoding FUSC family membrane protein, translating to MPVSFRSVRYFFSSQDFSDGLRTTLTVLLPGLWMGWWGQLDAGLTLCLGALCVSVTDSPGPVIHKRNGMLAGLLLLPFVALVTGLAASHLWLLGLEVGVLSFVFTLFLVYGNRAASVGTAGLLLLILMMDRHLTLLQLLQYAGLVTLGGAWYLVVSLLTYTVRPYRPAQQALGECIRAVAGFLRLKAEFYRTGTSLEEDYRRLVAQQVTVNEKQDAVRELLFKTRQMMKESTGTGRRLVLTFVDVVDLYEHITATYYDYSALHQRFEATGVLDAIAGVVEQLAAELESIGFAIQANHSYTARAPLLASLDQLKIRIDAVEAEGKTGNVLVLKKILVNVRNLTQRVQDILAYFDANAPAPARRELEFGRFVTHQTFSLGQLRDNLTLSSGVFRHATRMTLACLVGFVVAKVLLPGHHSYWILMTITYMLKPAFSLTKERNVQRVLGTLVGGVIGALLLWLVTDRLVLVAVLAGCMLGAFSFTRRNYIVAVIFMTPMVLILFSFVGLPYLQVVEERMLDTVVGCLIAFSASYLLFPRWESEQLHDYMSAVLRANGRYLHTLAESLAGSPVAVVDYKLARKEVYVSSANLAAAFQRMISEPQGKQHRPSEVHEFVVLNHILSSNVASITSSILTGETRPQLTAASLRSVRQAQQSVHRSLWRLDPKEPENQPAEAPLPLAAATPDQQLQEQLEFIRKVSSDIGKVTEAVLA from the coding sequence ATGCCTGTTTCTTTCCGCTCGGTTCGCTACTTCTTTTCCAGTCAGGACTTTTCCGATGGCCTGCGCACCACGCTCACGGTGTTGCTGCCGGGGCTCTGGATGGGCTGGTGGGGGCAGCTCGATGCCGGCCTGACGCTCTGCCTCGGCGCCCTCTGCGTGAGCGTTACCGACTCGCCGGGACCGGTGATACACAAGCGCAATGGCATGCTCGCCGGACTGTTGCTGCTCCCCTTCGTGGCGTTGGTTACCGGGCTGGCAGCTTCGCACCTGTGGCTGCTGGGGCTGGAGGTAGGCGTGCTGAGCTTCGTGTTTACCTTGTTTCTGGTGTACGGCAACCGGGCGGCGTCCGTGGGCACGGCGGGCTTGCTGCTGCTCATTCTGATGATGGATCGTCATCTTACCCTACTCCAGCTGCTGCAGTACGCCGGGCTGGTGACGCTGGGCGGGGCCTGGTATCTGGTCGTAAGCCTGCTCACTTACACCGTGCGGCCCTACCGGCCGGCCCAGCAGGCGCTGGGGGAGTGCATTCGGGCGGTGGCGGGCTTCCTGCGGCTGAAGGCGGAGTTCTACCGCACCGGCACCAGTCTGGAAGAAGACTACCGCCGCCTGGTTGCCCAGCAGGTAACGGTAAACGAAAAGCAGGATGCCGTGCGCGAGCTGCTCTTCAAAACCCGCCAGATGATGAAGGAGTCCACGGGTACGGGCCGCCGGCTGGTGCTCACCTTCGTGGACGTTGTGGACCTCTACGAGCATATCACCGCTACCTACTACGACTACTCAGCCCTGCACCAGCGCTTTGAGGCCACCGGCGTGCTCGATGCCATTGCGGGCGTGGTGGAACAGCTGGCCGCCGAGCTGGAAAGCATTGGCTTTGCCATTCAGGCCAACCACAGCTACACGGCCCGGGCCCCGCTGCTGGCTTCCCTGGATCAGCTCAAAATCCGCATCGATGCCGTGGAAGCCGAGGGAAAGACGGGCAATGTGCTGGTGCTGAAAAAGATTCTGGTGAACGTGCGCAACCTCACCCAGCGCGTGCAGGATATCCTGGCCTATTTCGACGCCAACGCGCCCGCCCCGGCCCGGCGCGAGCTGGAGTTTGGCCGCTTCGTCACGCACCAGACCTTCAGCCTGGGGCAGCTGCGCGACAACCTCACGCTCAGCTCCGGCGTGTTCCGCCACGCCACGCGCATGACGCTGGCGTGCCTGGTGGGGTTTGTGGTGGCCAAAGTGCTGCTGCCCGGCCACCACAGCTACTGGATTCTGATGACGATAACCTACATGCTCAAGCCCGCCTTCAGCCTCACCAAAGAGCGCAACGTGCAGCGGGTGCTGGGTACGCTGGTAGGCGGCGTGATTGGGGCCCTGCTCCTCTGGCTGGTGACGGACCGGCTGGTGCTGGTGGCGGTGCTGGCAGGGTGTATGCTGGGGGCTTTCAGCTTCACGCGCCGCAACTACATTGTGGCTGTCATCTTCATGACGCCAATGGTGCTCATTCTGTTCAGCTTTGTGGGGCTGCCTTACCTGCAGGTGGTGGAGGAGCGGATGCTCGATACCGTGGTCGGCTGCCTGATTGCCTTCTCGGCCAGCTACCTGCTGTTTCCGCGCTGGGAATCGGAGCAGCTGCACGACTACATGTCGGCCGTGCTGCGCGCCAATGGCCGCTATCTGCACACACTGGCCGAAAGCCTGGCCGGCTCGCCGGTAGCGGTGGTCGATTACAAGCTGGCCCGCAAAGAGGTGTACGTAAGTTCAGCCAACCTGGCGGCGGCATTCCAGCGCATGATATCGGAGCCCCAGGGCAAGCAGCACCGCCCGTCGGAGGTACACGAGTTTGTGGTGCTCAACCACATTCTGTCGTCCAACGTGGCTTCTATAACGTCGTCCATCCTCACCGGCGAAACTCGTCCGCAGCTGACGGCGGCCAGCCTGCGCAGCGTGCGGCAGGCCCAGCAGTCGGTGCACCGCAGCCTGTGGCGCCTCGACCCCAAGGAGCCGGAAAATCAGCCAGCTGAAGCGCCGCTACCCCTTGCTGCTGCCACCCCCGACCAGCAGCTACAGGAGCAGCTGGAATTCATCCGCAAAGTCAGCAGCGACATTGGGAAAGTGACGGAGGCCGTGCTGGCCTGA
- a CDS encoding STAS domain-containing protein: MEVYREILPESYLLILADEVPASPREEALDWALRRAARSGKSSVWIDCSHLTHLPPDAAELLTFYYHKLHKHGMSLVLCHLSGEVRAELEALAPILHPPIVDTLLDAEHYCHQLQAVQRQAS, from the coding sequence ATGGAAGTTTACCGCGAAATTCTCCCGGAAAGCTATTTACTGATTCTGGCCGATGAAGTGCCCGCCTCGCCCCGGGAAGAAGCCCTCGACTGGGCCCTGCGCCGGGCCGCCCGCAGCGGCAAGTCCAGCGTCTGGATTGACTGCTCCCACCTCACCCACCTGCCCCCCGACGCGGCGGAGCTGCTTACTTTTTACTACCACAAGCTGCACAAGCACGGCATGAGCCTGGTACTTTGCCATCTTTCCGGCGAGGTGCGGGCCGAACTGGAAGCCCTGGCCCCCATACTGCACCCGCCCATTGTGGATACCTTGCTCGACGCCGAGCACTACTGCCATCAGCTTCAGGCCGTGCAGCGTCAGGCCTCGTAG
- a CDS encoding bestrophin family protein, whose product MYIRNNLRWRLIWKGAWRNILIFTLYSLLVCIIYGPIDFHSLAIPWQPVATLGIAVSFYIGFKNSGSYDRFWEGRQIWGGIVNASRTWAIQALEFVTSVVDAPGVEAPAASAAELTDRHRCLVYRHVAWCNALRLQLRRQPELWDTEVAPFLQPEESEKMRRFRNPPAQLLRQQAADLRILREERGLLNDFQHVTMMNSLEQLYTLQGGCERIKNTPFPRQYAFFSYVFVWLFAALLPLGLIGEFAHMGPDHIWLTVPFSVLVSWVFNTIEVVGHTSENPFENQMNDVPMTALCRSIEIDLREMLGETDIPPKLEPINDILY is encoded by the coding sequence GTGTACATCCGTAACAACCTGCGCTGGCGCCTGATCTGGAAAGGGGCGTGGCGAAACATCCTGATTTTTACGCTGTATTCCCTGCTGGTGTGCATCATCTACGGGCCCATCGACTTTCACTCGCTGGCTATTCCGTGGCAGCCGGTGGCCACGCTGGGCATTGCCGTGTCGTTCTATATCGGTTTCAAAAACAGCGGCTCCTACGACCGTTTCTGGGAGGGCCGGCAGATATGGGGCGGCATCGTGAATGCCAGCCGCACCTGGGCCATTCAGGCGCTGGAGTTCGTTACGTCGGTGGTGGATGCGCCCGGCGTGGAGGCCCCGGCGGCCTCGGCGGCGGAGCTGACGGACCGGCACCGCTGCCTGGTGTACCGGCACGTGGCCTGGTGCAATGCCCTGCGCCTGCAGCTGCGCCGCCAGCCCGAGCTGTGGGACACGGAGGTGGCGCCCTTCCTGCAGCCCGAAGAGTCGGAGAAGATGCGCCGCTTTCGCAACCCGCCAGCCCAGCTTCTGCGTCAGCAGGCCGCCGATTTGCGCATTCTACGGGAGGAGCGGGGGCTGCTCAACGACTTCCAGCACGTGACGATGATGAACTCCCTGGAGCAGCTCTACACCTTGCAGGGCGGCTGTGAGCGAATCAAGAATACGCCGTTTCCGCGCCAGTACGCCTTTTTTAGCTACGTGTTTGTGTGGCTGTTTGCGGCGCTGCTGCCCCTGGGCCTCATCGGCGAGTTTGCCCACATGGGTCCCGACCACATCTGGCTGACGGTGCCTTTCTCCGTGCTGGTGTCGTGGGTGTTCAACACCATTGAAGTGGTGGGCCACACCAGTGAAAATCCGTTTGAAAACCAGATGAACGACGTGCCCATGACGGCGCTGTGCCGCAGCATCGAAATTGACTTGCGCGAAATGCTGGGCGAAACCGATATTCCGCCCAAGCTGGAGCCCATCAACGATATCCTGTATTAG